A portion of the Macrobrachium nipponense isolate FS-2020 chromosome 12, ASM1510439v2, whole genome shotgun sequence genome contains these proteins:
- the LOC135224987 gene encoding aminoacylase-1-like: MAYREEQKKLLNANKNLSLGDVTTVNLTMLQGGVQFNVVPAELSVGFDVRIAPTVNLTEFEEKVKKWCREAGDDVTYEFQQKAMCQNTTCVEDGKSPWWDAFSAACKQE, from the exons ATGGCATATCGGGAAGAGCAAAAGAAGCTTCTCAATGCCAATAAGAACCTTAGCCTTGGAGATGTCACTACTGTGAACCTTACAATGCTACAA GGAGGTGTTCAGTTCAACGTGGTCCCTGCAGAACTTTCTGTGGGATTTGATGTTCGTATTGCTCCTACGGTTAATCTAACTGAATTTGAAGAGAAGGTCAAGAAGTGGTGCAGGGAGGCCGGAGATGATGTTACATATGAATTCCAGCAGAAG GCTATGTGTCAAAATACAACATGTGTAGAGGATGGGAAGAGTCCTTGGTGGGATGCCTTCAGTGCCGCATGTAAGCAGGAGTAA